A single region of the Geobacillus subterraneus genome encodes:
- a CDS encoding 2-oxoglutarate dehydrogenase E1 component, protein MAKQTNYAQPWSQFYGPNLGYVIEMYEQYLDDPDSVDPELKQLFEQWGAPVVEEPVSPADHEAAQTHQTFRLPETPTVFSKLVAAVKLADSIRHYGHLAADTNPIVKEEKKLRRLELDEYDLTEEDLKRIPVAFLCPHAPAHVKNGWDAIMHLRKIYTDKIAFEFSQVHNLEERNWLIQQIESGAYYPSLANKERVALLRRLTEVEGFEKFIHRTYVGQKRFSIEGLDAMVPLLDELVRQAIEQEIDAVNIGMAHRGRLNVLAHVLGKPYEMIFAEFQHAESKNFIPSEGAVAITYGWTGDVKYHLGAARRLRNQSAHTMRITLANNPSHLEVVNPVVLGYTRAAQEDRTKPGVPEQKTEASFAILIHGDAAFPGQGIVAETLNLSQLRGYTTGGAIHIIANNMIGFTTESYDSRSTTYASDMAKGFEVPIVHVNADDPEACLAAASLAFAYRQRFKKDFVIDLIGYRRFGHNEMDEPMATNPIMYSIIHQHPTVRELYAQKLIEKGIIAEQEVEEMEQEVAERLKIAYERVPKSEEELDFIMDPPKPVVARLPEVKTGVAKDVLHRINEELLEFPADFHVFNKLERILKRRSGVFMQNGKIDWAHAETLAFATILQDGVPIRLTGQDSQRGTFAQRHLVLHDVKTGKEYVPLHHISGAKASFVVYNSPLTEAAVLGYEYGYNVYAPETLVLWEAQFGDFANMAQVMFDQFISSGRAKWGQKSGLVMLLPHGYEGQGPEHSSGRVERFLQLAAENNWTVANLSTAAQYFHILRRQAALLQKEEVRPLVLMTPKSLLRHPLAASDAEALVHGVFSPVLEQPGLGTDPSKVERIVFGTGKLMIDLAEQIGKMEGLDWLHVVRVEELYPFPEEAVQAIIARYPNVKELVWVQEEPKNMGAWTYMEPRLRALAPDGVDVSYIGRRRRASPAEGDPVVHRKEQERIIRCALTKYER, encoded by the coding sequence ATGGCAAAACAGACGAACTACGCTCAACCGTGGAGCCAGTTTTACGGGCCGAACCTCGGCTATGTCATCGAAATGTACGAACAGTATCTCGATGACCCGGACAGCGTCGATCCGGAACTAAAACAATTGTTTGAACAATGGGGGGCGCCGGTCGTCGAGGAGCCGGTTTCTCCTGCGGATCACGAAGCGGCGCAGACGCATCAAACGTTCCGGCTGCCGGAAACACCGACCGTGTTCAGCAAGCTTGTCGCCGCCGTCAAATTGGCGGACAGCATTCGCCATTATGGCCATCTGGCCGCCGATACGAACCCGATTGTGAAAGAGGAGAAAAAGCTGCGCCGCCTCGAACTTGATGAGTATGATTTGACGGAGGAAGATTTAAAGCGCATTCCGGTCGCATTTCTTTGTCCGCATGCCCCGGCGCATGTCAAAAACGGCTGGGATGCCATCATGCACTTGCGCAAAATCTATACAGATAAAATCGCCTTTGAATTCTCGCAAGTACATAATCTAGAGGAAAGGAACTGGCTCATCCAGCAAATCGAGTCCGGAGCGTACTATCCGAGCTTGGCGAACAAAGAGCGGGTCGCCTTGTTGCGCCGCCTGACGGAAGTGGAGGGGTTTGAAAAATTCATCCACCGGACGTATGTCGGGCAAAAGCGCTTTTCGATTGAGGGACTTGACGCCATGGTGCCGCTCCTTGATGAGCTTGTTCGCCAGGCGATCGAACAGGAGATTGACGCCGTCAACATCGGCATGGCGCACCGCGGCCGGCTGAACGTGCTTGCGCATGTGCTTGGCAAGCCGTATGAAATGATTTTCGCCGAGTTTCAGCATGCGGAGAGCAAAAACTTTATTCCGTCTGAAGGAGCGGTGGCCATCACCTACGGCTGGACGGGCGACGTGAAATACCATTTGGGGGCAGCGCGCCGGCTACGCAATCAAAGCGCCCATACGATGCGAATTACGCTCGCCAACAACCCGAGCCATCTTGAAGTCGTCAATCCGGTCGTGCTCGGTTATACGCGCGCCGCGCAAGAAGACCGGACCAAACCGGGCGTGCCGGAGCAAAAGACAGAGGCTTCGTTTGCCATTTTAATTCATGGCGATGCTGCTTTCCCGGGGCAAGGCATTGTGGCTGAAACGCTCAACTTAAGCCAGCTGCGCGGCTATACGACCGGCGGAGCCATTCATATTATCGCCAACAACATGATCGGCTTTACGACGGAAAGTTACGATTCCCGTTCGACAACGTATGCTTCTGATATGGCGAAAGGGTTTGAAGTGCCGATTGTGCATGTCAATGCCGACGATCCGGAGGCCTGCCTGGCGGCGGCAAGCTTGGCGTTTGCGTATCGCCAGCGGTTTAAAAAAGATTTTGTCATCGACTTGATCGGCTATCGCCGCTTCGGCCATAACGAAATGGATGAGCCGATGGCGACGAACCCGATCATGTACAGCATCATTCACCAGCATCCGACCGTGCGCGAGCTGTATGCGCAAAAGCTGATTGAAAAGGGGATCATCGCCGAGCAGGAAGTCGAAGAAATGGAACAGGAAGTGGCCGAACGGTTGAAAATTGCTTATGAACGGGTGCCGAAAAGTGAAGAGGAACTCGATTTCATTATGGATCCACCGAAACCGGTCGTCGCTCGGCTTCCGGAAGTGAAAACAGGCGTGGCGAAAGACGTGCTTCACCGCATCAATGAGGAGCTGCTCGAGTTCCCGGCTGACTTCCATGTCTTTAACAAGCTTGAGCGCATTTTAAAGCGGCGCAGCGGCGTATTTATGCAAAATGGCAAAATCGACTGGGCGCACGCGGAAACGTTGGCGTTTGCGACGATTTTGCAAGATGGCGTGCCGATCCGCCTCACCGGCCAAGATTCACAGCGCGGCACGTTTGCCCAGCGCCATTTAGTGCTGCACGATGTGAAAACGGGCAAAGAGTACGTTCCGCTTCATCATATCAGCGGCGCGAAAGCTTCGTTTGTCGTTTACAACAGCCCGTTGACTGAGGCGGCTGTGCTCGGTTATGAATACGGCTACAACGTGTACGCACCGGAAACGCTCGTGCTTTGGGAAGCGCAGTTTGGCGATTTCGCCAACATGGCGCAAGTCATGTTTGACCAGTTTATCTCGTCGGGACGGGCAAAATGGGGGCAAAAGTCCGGGCTCGTTATGCTCTTGCCGCACGGTTATGAAGGGCAAGGGCCGGAACATTCGAGCGGCCGCGTCGAGCGGTTTTTGCAGCTGGCGGCGGAAAACAACTGGACGGTCGCCAACTTGTCGACGGCAGCGCAATATTTCCATATTTTGCGCCGGCAAGCGGCGCTGCTGCAAAAAGAAGAAGTGCGCCCGCTCGTCTTAATGACGCCGAAAAGCTTGCTCCGTCATCCGCTGGCGGCATCCGACGCCGAAGCGCTTGTTCATGGCGTATTCTCGCCGGTGCTCGAGCAGCCGGGATTAGGGACGGACCCCAGCAAGGTCGAGCGGATCGTGTTTGGCACTGGCAAGCTGATGATTGATTTAGCGGAACAAATCGGCAAAATGGAAGGGCTTGACTGGCTGCATGTCGTGCGCGTTGAAGAGCTGTATCC
- a CDS encoding methyl-accepting chemotaxis protein translates to MFRTLRSKLIVLMALLLILSLAATQLVGVVQMRQLVDADVKQRAQAALDGLLGDIRDSFQSEENSLMQFSESPSAMQMIQDEKAWPQLEKQFRTFLRVHENVQFIYIGTERKKMHITPTTELPDGYDPTSRPWYKKAMEKPDEVVWTEPYVDAITGKHVVTLAKAVSENGRILAVIGIDMTLDAVTRIVNASDVGYHGYPVLFDAKGTAVVHPQYKGKNMAQNAAVRYMLEHEKGMRQYEQDGEQLVMYFTTVPELGWKIGAVYKEADLSAMSRSLGMNMLVITVIALIVALVVIYFLARSITKPIIVLQEQVEKAAAGDLTVQARVAAKDEIGRLARHFNDMIGHMRALIGEVNRSVNELAASADHLSAVSEETMATSEQVAKAIGEIAKGTTDQAGSLDTINEQTSALSQQIEAVTSATAGMGSLSNDTKTASYDGLEHLNVLQQKSEEAKHELSAVENVISDLVKKMDEIDGVIQTITAISGQTNLLALNASIEAARAGEHGKGFAVVADEVRKLAEQSAKATEMIRATIAAIQQQAGLAIEAVGRSKQAYNEQREAVHTTGDSFMKITGMMEQLTAALTAVMEEAKRMNGSKDDVIGAMQNIAAIAQQSAAAAEEVAASADDQLQALATVTESAETLSEMSRQLKQLVEKFKLS, encoded by the coding sequence GTGTTCCGGACATTGCGCAGCAAGTTGATTGTCTTGATGGCCTTATTATTGATTCTATCGTTGGCGGCAACGCAGCTCGTCGGTGTTGTGCAAATGCGGCAGCTCGTTGACGCTGATGTCAAACAGCGGGCGCAGGCGGCGCTCGACGGGCTGCTTGGCGATATCCGCGACAGCTTTCAAAGCGAGGAGAACAGCCTAATGCAGTTCAGCGAATCACCGTCGGCGATGCAAATGATTCAAGACGAAAAAGCATGGCCGCAGCTGGAAAAGCAGTTCCGCACGTTTTTGCGCGTTCATGAAAATGTGCAGTTCATCTATATTGGCACGGAGCGGAAGAAGATGCACATTACGCCGACGACGGAACTTCCGGATGGATATGATCCGACGAGCCGCCCATGGTATAAAAAAGCGATGGAGAAGCCGGACGAAGTCGTGTGGACAGAACCGTATGTCGATGCGATTACAGGCAAACATGTTGTGACATTGGCCAAGGCAGTGAGCGAAAACGGCCGCATCTTGGCCGTGATCGGCATTGACATGACGCTTGATGCAGTGACGAGAATTGTCAATGCGAGCGACGTTGGCTATCACGGCTATCCGGTGTTGTTTGATGCAAAAGGAACGGCGGTCGTCCACCCGCAATATAAAGGAAAAAACATGGCACAAAACGCGGCGGTTCGCTATATGCTCGAACATGAAAAAGGAATGCGGCAATACGAGCAAGACGGTGAACAGCTGGTCATGTATTTTACGACGGTTCCGGAACTTGGCTGGAAAATAGGCGCTGTCTATAAGGAAGCAGATTTATCGGCGATGAGCCGCTCGCTTGGGATGAACATGCTCGTCATTACGGTGATCGCGCTCATTGTGGCGCTTGTTGTCATTTACTTTTTGGCGCGCTCGATTACGAAACCGATTATTGTTCTGCAAGAGCAAGTCGAAAAGGCGGCAGCCGGTGATTTAACGGTGCAGGCGCGTGTAGCGGCAAAAGATGAGATCGGACGCCTCGCCCGCCATTTCAACGACATGATCGGGCATATGCGCGCGCTGATCGGTGAAGTGAACCGATCGGTGAACGAGTTGGCGGCTTCAGCCGACCATTTAAGTGCCGTCTCGGAAGAAACGATGGCAACAAGCGAACAAGTGGCGAAAGCGATCGGTGAAATTGCGAAAGGGACGACCGATCAAGCCGGAAGTCTTGATACGATCAATGAGCAGACGTCGGCATTGTCACAGCAAATTGAAGCGGTCACAAGTGCGACAGCCGGCATGGGATCGCTGTCGAACGACACGAAAACGGCCAGCTACGACGGCCTAGAACATTTAAATGTTTTGCAGCAAAAATCGGAGGAAGCGAAACACGAGCTGTCCGCGGTAGAAAACGTCATTAGCGATCTGGTCAAAAAAATGGATGAAATTGATGGAGTCATTCAAACGATTACCGCCATTTCCGGACAGACGAACTTGCTTGCGTTAAACGCGAGCATTGAGGCAGCGCGCGCCGGCGAGCATGGCAAAGGGTTTGCCGTTGTCGCCGACGAGGTGCGCAAGCTGGCGGAACAGTCAGCCAAAGCGACCGAAATGATCCGTGCGACCATTGCGGCCATTCAGCAGCAAGCCGGATTGGCGATCGAGGCCGTCGGCCGCTCCAAGCAAGCGTACAACGAACAGCGGGAAGCGGTGCATACGACCGGCGATTCGTTCATGAAAATCACCGGCATGATGGAACAATTAACCGCTGCGCTCACCGCTGTGATGGAAGAAGCGAAGCGGATGAACGGAAGCAAAGACGATGTGATTGGCGCGATGCAAAACATTGCTGCCATTGCCCAGCAATCGGCGGCAGCGGCAGAAGAAGTGGCCGCTTCGGCTGATGACCAGCTGCAGGCGCTTGCGACAGTGACCGAATCAGCCGAAACGTTAAGCGAGATGAGTCGGCAGTTGAAGCAGCTTGTGGAAAAATTCAAGCTCTCATAA
- a CDS encoding YbxH family protein translates to MGAIEHEGYRFEIEYSVLLQKGALHVYRDGELIEEIVFPFHGQKPDERQIEALVSEYVEQHAHSR, encoded by the coding sequence ATGGGTGCCATTGAACATGAAGGCTATCGATTCGAAATCGAATACAGCGTCCTGTTGCAAAAAGGAGCACTGCACGTCTACCGTGACGGTGAATTGATCGAGGAAATTGTCTTTCCGTTTCACGGCCAAAAGCCGGACGAACGGCAGATCGAAGCGTTGGTCAGCGAATACGTTGAACAACACGCCCACAGCCGCTAA
- a CDS encoding GNAT family N-acetyltransferase, translating to MYKKRLYVFDGDTPRQAVIRNYTKNDFSALIRVQQESFPPPFPSDLWWNEAQLENHVTLFPEGALCAEVDGRIVGSMTGLIVDFDPNHADHTWEEITDGGYIRNHRSDGNTLYVVDICVSPPYRKLGLGKWLMQSMYEVVVHLGLDRLLGGGRMPGYHRYANELSPEEYIRKVTAGELKDPVITFLLRCGRTPLAVVRNYLEDEESLNHAVLMEWRNPFKQI from the coding sequence GTGTACAAAAAACGGCTATACGTCTTTGACGGCGATACGCCGCGGCAAGCCGTCATCCGCAATTATACGAAAAACGATTTTTCCGCCCTCATCCGCGTGCAGCAGGAAAGCTTTCCGCCTCCGTTTCCGTCCGACCTGTGGTGGAACGAGGCGCAGCTTGAAAACCATGTCACCTTGTTTCCCGAAGGGGCGCTATGCGCCGAAGTCGATGGGCGCATTGTCGGATCCATGACCGGGCTCATCGTCGACTTTGACCCGAACCATGCCGACCATACGTGGGAAGAAATAACCGACGGCGGTTATATTCGCAACCATCGCTCGGACGGCAACACGCTTTATGTCGTCGACATTTGCGTTTCCCCGCCGTACCGGAAGCTCGGCCTTGGCAAGTGGCTCATGCAATCGATGTATGAAGTCGTCGTTCATCTCGGGCTCGACCGGCTGCTTGGGGGCGGACGGATGCCTGGTTATCACCGCTATGCGAACGAACTGTCCCCGGAAGAGTACATCCGCAAAGTGACGGCCGGTGAGTTGAAAGATCCGGTTATTACGTTTTTGCTTCGCTGCGGGCGCACACCGCTTGCCGTTGTCCGCAATTATTTAGAAGACGAAGAATCACTCAACCATGCAGTGTTAATGGAATGGCGCAACCCGTTTAAGCAAATATAA
- the yyaC gene encoding spore protease YyaC: protein MRPISYSDPLAPLLIRNELFSLLPAHTRHLTVVCIGSNRINGDSLGPFVGTLLENVYPDHLTVIGTLQEPVDATNLRFVHERLNERGSYVLAIDSIVGPRPFVHTIAIRPGALAPGTALGKSLPRIGDVSIMGVMMEETADMSTLPYTNLHIVYQMAKVIALGLSLTVRQRYGYESSAPLLA from the coding sequence ATGAGACCGATTTCCTACAGCGATCCGCTCGCTCCTTTACTCATTCGCAATGAACTGTTTTCCTTGCTGCCGGCGCACACCCGCCATCTGACCGTTGTTTGCATCGGCAGCAACCGCATTAACGGCGATAGCTTAGGTCCGTTTGTCGGCACGCTGCTTGAGAATGTGTATCCGGATCATCTAACCGTCATCGGCACGCTGCAAGAGCCCGTCGATGCCACCAATCTCCGCTTCGTGCATGAGCGGCTGAACGAACGCGGCTCCTACGTGCTGGCGATCGACAGCATCGTCGGTCCGCGCCCGTTTGTCCATACGATCGCCATTCGCCCCGGCGCGCTCGCTCCCGGCACGGCGCTTGGCAAATCGCTCCCCCGTATCGGCGATGTAAGCATTATGGGCGTGATGATGGAAGAAACAGCTGATATGAGCACGCTGCCGTATACGAATTTGCACATTGTTTATCAAATGGCGAAAGTCATCGCCTTAGGCCTCTCGTTAACGGTCCGGCAACGGTATGGCTACGAATCGTCCGCCCCGCTTTTGGCGTAA
- the ptsP gene encoding phosphoenolpyruvate--protein phosphotransferase: MEKTIHGIAASSGIAIAKAYRLEAPHLAAEKRSVTDAEAEVARLEAAVAKAKEELEAIKQHALEKLGEDKAAIFAAHLLVLDDPELLNPIKEKIQTEQVNAEYALDETASFFISMFEGMDNEYMKERAADIRDVTKRVLAHLLGVTISNPSLISEEVVIIAEDLTPSDTAQLDRQYVKGFATDIGGRTSHSAIMARSLEIPAVVGTKAVTAEVKNGDIVVIDGLDGQVVVNPSPERLAHYEEKRARYEAQKAEWAKLVHEPTVTADGVHVELAANIGTPDDVKGALANGAEGIGLYRTEFLYMGRSELPTEEEQVAAYKTVLEQMNGKPVVVRTLDIGGDKELPYLNLPKEMNPFLGFRAIRLCLEMQDMFRTQLRALLRASVHGNLKIMFPMIATLEEFRQAKAILLEEKEALLRQGAPVAEDIEVGMMVEIPAAAVMADQFAKEVDFFSIGTNDLIQYTMAADRMNERVSYLYQPYNPAILRLISHVIDAAHREGKWVGMCGEMAGDPIAIPILLALGLDEFSMSATSILPARAQLKQLSKEEAAGIKETVLSLGTAEEVVAFIKQTFHIA; encoded by the coding sequence ATGGAAAAAACCATTCATGGGATTGCTGCATCAAGCGGTATTGCCATTGCCAAGGCATACCGCTTAGAAGCCCCTCATTTGGCGGCTGAAAAACGATCGGTCACCGACGCTGAGGCGGAAGTGGCGCGGCTCGAGGCGGCGGTCGCCAAGGCGAAAGAAGAGCTCGAGGCGATTAAACAGCACGCGTTAGAGAAGCTCGGCGAAGACAAAGCTGCCATTTTTGCTGCCCATTTGCTTGTGCTTGATGATCCGGAACTCTTGAACCCGATTAAAGAAAAAATTCAAACAGAGCAAGTGAATGCCGAGTATGCGCTTGACGAAACGGCATCGTTTTTCATTTCCATGTTCGAAGGAATGGACAATGAATACATGAAGGAGCGGGCTGCCGACATCCGCGATGTCACGAAGCGCGTCCTTGCCCACTTGCTTGGCGTCACGATTTCAAACCCGAGTTTGATTTCGGAAGAAGTCGTCATTATCGCCGAAGATTTGACGCCGTCCGATACGGCGCAGCTCGACCGGCAATATGTCAAGGGGTTTGCGACCGACATCGGCGGACGGACATCGCATTCGGCCATTATGGCCCGCTCGCTCGAAATCCCGGCCGTCGTCGGCACGAAGGCGGTGACGGCGGAAGTGAAAAACGGCGACATCGTCGTCATCGATGGGCTTGATGGACAAGTTGTTGTCAATCCGTCGCCGGAGCGGCTCGCCCATTATGAAGAAAAACGAGCCCGCTATGAAGCGCAAAAAGCGGAATGGGCGAAACTCGTCCATGAGCCGACGGTGACGGCCGACGGCGTACACGTCGAGCTGGCGGCCAACATCGGCACGCCGGACGATGTAAAAGGGGCGCTTGCTAACGGAGCGGAAGGCATCGGCTTGTATCGGACGGAGTTTTTATATATGGGCCGCTCGGAGCTGCCGACGGAGGAAGAGCAGGTTGCCGCCTACAAAACGGTGCTTGAACAAATGAATGGCAAGCCGGTTGTCGTCCGCACGCTTGACATTGGCGGCGATAAAGAGCTCCCGTATTTAAACTTGCCAAAAGAAATGAACCCGTTTTTAGGGTTCCGGGCGATTCGCCTTTGCCTAGAAATGCAAGACATGTTCCGCACCCAGCTGCGCGCTTTGCTGCGGGCGAGCGTACACGGCAATTTGAAGATCATGTTTCCGATGATTGCCACGCTTGAGGAATTCCGTCAAGCGAAAGCGATATTGCTTGAAGAAAAAGAGGCGCTCCTCCGCCAAGGTGCGCCGGTCGCCGAGGACATTGAAGTCGGCATGATGGTGGAGATCCCGGCGGCGGCGGTGATGGCCGATCAGTTCGCGAAAGAAGTCGACTTTTTCAGCATCGGCACGAACGACTTAATCCAATATACGATGGCCGCCGACCGGATGAATGAGCGCGTTTCATATTTATATCAACCGTACAATCCGGCGATTTTACGGCTCATCAGCCACGTCATCGACGCTGCCCACCGCGAAGGGAAGTGGGTTGGCATGTGCGGGGAAATGGCCGGCGACCCGATTGCGATTCCGATTTTGCTTGCTTTAGGGCTTGATGAGTTCAGCATGAGCGCCACTTCGATTTTGCCGGCGCGCGCCCAGTTGAAACAGCTGTCGAAAGAAGAGGCGGCCGGCATCAAAGAGACGGTGCTGTCGCTCGGCACGGCGGAGGAAGTTGTGGCGTTTATCAAACAAACGTTCCATATCGCCTAA
- a CDS encoding phosphocarrier protein HPr, translated as MEKTFKVTSDSGIHARPATILVQTASKFNSEIQLEYNGKTVNLKSIMGVMSLGIPKGATIKITAEGADAAEAMAALTDTLAKEGLAE; from the coding sequence ATGGAAAAAACGTTTAAAGTGACTTCAGACTCTGGCATCCATGCCCGTCCGGCGACGATTTTAGTGCAAACCGCGAGCAAATTTAACAGCGAAATCCAGCTCGAATACAACGGGAAAACCGTCAACTTGAAATCGATCATGGGCGTCATGTCGTTAGGCATTCCGAAAGGGGCAACGATTAAAATTACGGCAGAAGGGGCCGATGCAGCAGAGGCGATGGCAGCGTTAACGGACACGTTGGCGAAAGAAGGCCTTGCTGAGTAA
- the ptsG gene encoding glucose-specific PTS transporter subunit IIBC: MKRAFGTLQRVGKALMLPVAILPAAGILLAFGNALKNPALTDKIPALKADWIVLIANVMEQAGGIVFANLSLLFAVGVAIGLAGGEGVAGLAAIIGYLIMNVTMGVVLGVTADMVGSDPSYANILGIPTLQTGVFGGIIVGILAAYMYNKYFNIELPQYLGFFAGKRFVPIVTAATAVVLGIVMTFVWPPIQHGLNAFSHNMIDANRTVAAFIFGVIERALIPFGLHHIFYSPFWYEFGEYVNKAGQIVRGDQKIFFEQLKDGVELTAGTFMTGKFPFMMFGLPAAALAIYHEARPENKKVVAGIMGSAALTSFLTGITEPIEFSFLFVAPALFAVHCVFAGLSFMIMHMLNVKIGMTFSGGVIDFLLFGVLPNRTAWWLVIPVGLAFAVIYYFGFRFAIRKWNLATPGREKTGDEAPKAEAAAGDLPYEVLAALGGKENIEHLDACITRLRVSVRDIGQVDKDRLKELGAAGVLEVGNNVQAIFGPKSDILKGQIHDIMQGKAPVKTKEEPKEAAPAAARAEAIASPLAGEIVSLADVPDQVFSQKMMGDGFAVMPTDGTVVSPVDGKIINVFPTKHAIGIESVGGHEVLIHFGIDTVKLNGEGFEALVKEGDEVKKGQPILRVDLDYVKNNAPSIVTPIIFTNLQAGEVVRVKKQGAVAQGEDGVVEIG; encoded by the coding sequence ATGAAACGAGCGTTTGGCACGTTGCAACGAGTCGGGAAAGCGCTCATGCTCCCGGTGGCGATTTTGCCGGCGGCAGGGATTTTGCTGGCGTTCGGCAACGCATTGAAAAACCCGGCGCTCACCGACAAAATTCCGGCGTTAAAAGCCGACTGGATCGTGCTGATCGCAAACGTCATGGAACAGGCGGGCGGCATTGTTTTTGCTAATTTGTCGCTCCTGTTTGCCGTCGGTGTGGCGATCGGTCTTGCCGGCGGTGAAGGGGTCGCAGGCTTGGCGGCAATCATCGGCTACTTAATTATGAACGTCACGATGGGCGTCGTTTTAGGCGTAACCGCCGATATGGTCGGATCTGACCCGTCCTACGCCAACATTCTCGGCATTCCGACGCTGCAAACGGGCGTGTTCGGCGGGATTATCGTCGGGATTTTGGCCGCGTATATGTACAACAAATATTTTAATATTGAACTGCCGCAATATCTCGGCTTTTTCGCCGGCAAGCGGTTCGTGCCGATCGTGACAGCGGCTACTGCTGTTGTGCTTGGCATTGTTATGACGTTTGTCTGGCCGCCGATCCAGCACGGGTTAAATGCGTTTTCGCACAACATGATTGATGCGAACAGAACGGTTGCAGCGTTCATTTTCGGTGTGATCGAACGGGCATTGATCCCGTTTGGCCTCCACCATATTTTTTATTCACCGTTTTGGTATGAGTTTGGTGAATATGTCAATAAGGCCGGCCAAATTGTGCGCGGCGACCAAAAAATCTTTTTCGAACAGCTAAAAGACGGTGTGGAGCTGACAGCCGGCACGTTTATGACCGGGAAGTTCCCGTTTATGATGTTCGGTCTTCCGGCAGCAGCGCTCGCGATTTATCATGAAGCGCGTCCGGAAAACAAAAAAGTTGTCGCCGGCATCATGGGCTCAGCGGCGCTGACGTCGTTTTTAACCGGGATTACGGAACCGATCGAGTTTTCGTTTTTGTTCGTCGCTCCGGCTTTGTTTGCCGTTCATTGCGTCTTTGCCGGGCTATCGTTTATGATCATGCACATGTTGAACGTCAAAATCGGGATGACGTTCTCCGGCGGGGTCATTGACTTCCTGCTGTTCGGTGTCCTGCCGAACCGGACGGCGTGGTGGCTTGTCATTCCGGTCGGATTGGCGTTTGCTGTCATTTATTACTTCGGGTTCCGCTTTGCGATTCGCAAATGGAACTTGGCGACGCCAGGCCGTGAAAAAACGGGCGACGAAGCGCCAAAAGCGGAAGCGGCGGCCGGCGATTTGCCGTATGAAGTGCTGGCCGCTCTTGGCGGAAAGGAAAATATCGAACATTTGGATGCGTGCATTACGCGCTTGCGCGTGTCGGTCCGCGACATCGGCCAAGTCGATAAAGACCGGCTGAAAGAGCTCGGCGCTGCCGGTGTGCTCGAAGTCGGCAACAACGTGCAAGCGATTTTCGGTCCGAAGTCGGACATCTTAAAGGGACAAATTCACGATATTATGCAAGGAAAAGCACCGGTAAAAACGAAAGAAGAGCCGAAGGAAGCGGCGCCGGCTGCAGCGCGGGCGGAAGCAATCGCTTCGCCGCTCGCCGGGGAAATCGTGTCGCTCGCCGACGTGCCGGATCAAGTATTTTCACAAAAAATGATGGGCGACGGCTTCGCGGTCATGCCGACGGATGGCACGGTCGTCTCCCCGGTCGATGGGAAAATCATCAACGTATTCCCGACAAAGCATGCTATTGGCATCGAGTCGGTCGGGGGGCATGAGGTGTTAATCCACTTCGGCATTGATACAGTGAAACTGAACGGCGAAGGATTTGAAGCGCTCGTCAAGGAAGGCGACGAAGTGAAAAAAGGGCAGCCGATTTTGCGCGTCGATCTCGACTATGTGAAAAATAACGCGCCGTCCATTGTTACACCGATCATTTTCACGAACTTGCAAGCCGGTGAAGTGGTGCGCGTCAAAAAGCAAGGTGCGGTTGCTCAAGGCGAAGACGGTGTCGTTGAAATCGGCTGA